TATTGGTGGGCCCGGCGTTACTTTGCCCCCTTCCACTATGAACCTTAAAGTCTTTTTGACCGTATCAACCACCCTTCTTCTTCACGTAGTTAATTGGTATTGTTATGGGTATTGAAAAAGTCGCCTCTAATAAGTTAACTGTAACTGTGCTTTTGTTCTTATCTATTGAAACGATCCGGGCCCTCATACCACGGAAAGGCCCTCTAGCGATTTCTACCTCGTCTCCAACAGCGATTTCTTCTACGAGAGTTTTCGGTCTAAGCATCGTGAGTATGTCTGCTAATGATACCTTTAGGAGTCTACTGCTTGATGCGTATTTGATGTTTGAAATGAGCTTGTAAAGCTCAGTTGGCTTCGTGGTTTCAACGAACACAAATCCCCTGACACCAGGAGCTACTAAGATGCTGGAAACCCCGGGTTCTTCCCCCTTACTTAGCTTCTCTAGTACCCTCCTCTCCACTATGAAGGCGACATCGAGCTCCCTACCAGCCGTCGTCTTAACGGCGAATATTGATAGCTCTGGTTCCCCGCTCATGATATCACCCCGCATATGGGAATAGAAGCGTGTAGAAGATTACCCTTACGACGAAGGCTATCAGACCCACTAAAACCAGACCTAGCACTGTTATCTTAAGAACAGCTAGGTACTCGTCTCTATCGGGCTTAGTCGCTATTTGAAGTATCTTCCTCCACGAATCAACGAGCTCTCTTAGATTCATCTACGGTCCCCACTCCTCGACTGGAAGCACCTTATCTACGTAATCTAAGGGATTAAAAAGCTTTAAATCCCTGTAGTCCTGACCCGTACCCACGAACACTATGGGCTTCTTCGCAACGTAAACAAGTGAAAGGGGGACCCCGCCCTCTTCGTAGGCATCGAGCTTCGTTACGATAAAGCCGTCCACGCCGACAGCTTTGTTAAAAAACCTTGCCTGCTCCACTGCATCGTTTCCCGTTAGAGCGTCGACCACTAATAGCTTCAAGTCGGGTTTAACAACCCTCACAATCTTCTGCAGTTCATTCACTAGATCAACATCCGTGTGCATTCTACCAGCTGTATCGACTAACAGCACGTCGAACCCCCGCGAAGAGGCATACGCTATTCCATCGTATGCCACGGCGGCTGGATCCGCTCCGTACTTACCCATAAATACTGGTATTTGCGTCCTCTCGGAGTGCTTTTTCAGCTGTTCCTGGGCAGCTGCCCTAAAGGTATCAGCGGCAATCATCAGCGGCCGCAAGCCGCGATCCCTTAAATAGACGGCAACTTTGGCGATCGTGGTTGTCTTACCGACGCCGTTCACGCCCATGAACAAGATTTTAAAGGGTTTTTTAGTCCTAGCAAGCGCCTCTACATCTACCGTTCCCGCCTCCTTGAAGTAGACTAGGAGTATTTCACGAAGACTTGCTATGAGGCGCTTCTTATCCCTGACACTTCCCTCATTTATTAGCGTGCTGAGTCTATTGGCAATATCCTCGGCAACCTCGTAGGCAACATCCCGGCTAACTAGTTCAAGCTTCAGCTCTTCTACAGCCTCCAGTAGCTTCTCCTTAGATGCGAAAATAGCCGATGCCGTGTCAATAAAATTTCTAAATACTTGCCTGAGCTTTGAAAGCAATTTAAGGTCACTTTGATTCCTTCTGCGATTCAATGATCTGACTAATTAACCTCTGCAATCCTAGGTACTCCTCTACGGCTACTCTGCGCTGTGATTGTAGAGTGTTTATTGCCTTTTCGAGTTCTCTGAGCCTCCTTGTAAGTATTTCAACGGCCTTGTCCCTGTTTGTCTTGAGGTAGTACCCCAGGCCTAGATTTACCAGGACATTGCTAGGCCAGCCCTCGAGTACGCTCACCGGTAACATTACACTGGATAGCCTGTCCAGGATCATGTAGCCTTGAACAGGCGCCTCTGGAAGGCCTTTTAAGGTGTCAAACGCTAGCTGGACTTCTCTATATTGGTTTAAGTGTACGTTGATCGTCGTCTCGAGGATGTTAATGTGTTCTTTAAGCTCGGTCGCCCTCGCGACGAGCTCATCTAAGGTTACTACCCTCTTGGTTTCCTTACCGGACTGAGCGGTGTTCATCACTTAACAAGCCTCTCGAGTTTTAATATTTGAAGTATATAGGGTTTCGATGCCTCCTCCGGGCTTATTTCCTTAACTTCTATGATCTTTATGTGACGCCTTTTTAATTTATGCCTACTACCAAGGAGTGAATAGACCTTTTCAAGGGCGTCTTTTTCATTTAGTGCCCTTATTTCTTGTACGAATTTCTGCCACGTTGGAAGCCTGTCGTGGCTAACTAGCATGCGCCCGGTTATTCTATATATTTTTATTTCACCGCCCATTCCTACCCCCTTCAAACCCGGCTTTAATGCGAAGCATTTCCGGACCCGTGGTATTTCCACCTATAACTACTCCTTTATTATTTGCTATTAGCCCGCTTCTAACGAAGGGCACGCCTCCATTAACGGTTGCGTACTCCACCGAAACCTTAGCTATTTCCTTAACTATTCTTAAGTCGTCTTCACTTGCGTCGGGGTGTATTACACCGCCATGATCAGATATGGCGGCCACACTCCCCGGCACATCCATGTTTACGAGCCGTGCTTTGAAAACCTCTACCCCGAGAATGTCGGCTACGCGCTTTATCTCTTGCTCTTCGATCAAGGGACTTACAATACACCCGTGGTTATTGCAGAGAAGGATATTGCCTAAGGCCGTGTACTTGCTCTCTAAGACAGCAACTTCTAGGTCTAGTCCACTTTCAGCTATGGCTTTCCTGATGCCCTCTAGCTCTTCCTCAAATACTATGTGAGGTAGTAGAACCGCGTTGCTGTTTCCAGCTACAAACACTCCATTCAGAATAGTACCGGCAATTCTTGCCTCTACTACTACCACCTCGAGGACGCTCGTCATCTCTTCGATGTCGTCTTTTCCAAGTCCCGGAGGTAGTACGAGTAGCTTGTCATTTGCATACGCATACACTCCGATGTTCGGGTTACCGAAAAAACTCATCCTGGTGATCTCCACCATTGGAACACCACGACGTCACTTGCGTCTCCACTTACTAGGCCTTACTAGTAAAACACGGAGAGTTTTACTCTCTTTATCAAACCTTACTTCAACTACTACTTTTCTAGGAGGCTTTTCTCGTCCACGCGACCACACGTAGTTGTTAAGAGCGGGGTCTACAGCGATCTTCTCCGCTTCCTTATAGTGCCTTGCAAGGTACTTTTTTACGAGTCTAATAGCCCTGTCGGCCCTATTCTTCCTGCGCCCGAAGTATACTCTCCTAAGGGGTATGATGTGTAGGGTCACATCTAAGCTACGGCTTTCACTCACAACACACACCTCTAAATGTTCTTAAGCTTGTTTCTTCTCCAGTGCCTTAGCCTAAACGGCCTTCTAACTCTAAGCCTCGTCTTTACCGTAACCCAAACCGGTACGGGTTTATTACTGTTATGAGCGGCAGCCAGTCTCAACTTACGGGCTACGTGCTTGGCCCTAGCCACTTTTGCCCCCTCATTTCCTTTTGAATGTGATTCTCGTCTCCCGTCTACTCTGCTCATATAGTTCTGATAGTATCCGCTTTAAAAGCTCATCTGTTATAGGGATGGGGACTTTTCCGCTCTGAGCAAGCAGGATTAACTGTTCTTCGAGACTACTCGCCAGTTCGGGCTTTACGAGCCTCAGATTGTTAAGCCTTTCCCTGGCCTCCGGCGTGAGGATCTGCCTTAGAACGGCCTCTATGCGCGCTCTTCTCTCCTTCTCCTCTTCAAGGCGCCGTTTCAACTCGGCTAGCTTGCGCATTCTAATGGCTTCAAGCTCTTCGTCGTATCCCGAGTATTCGTTGCTCATGTAACACCACTCCGACTTAAAAACTTAAGCCTAACAAGCGGTGGGAGGTACTTAACAAGCTCCGGCCGCTCTTTGGTAAGTTCTTCTAGGATTTCAAACGCCATTCTGTCGAGTAGTGCTTTCCCCTGGGGTGAGAGCACTCTACCCTCTCTTGTTTTCCTAACTAGCTGAGCCTGTTCTAGTTGCTGGAGAATCCTCCTAATAGCGTTTCCGGGGGCCTTATAGGCTCTTTCAGGTGCTACTCCACGGCGTTTTCTCCCGCCATACTCTCTTCTGAGCTCACTTAAGCCCACGGGCCTTCCCGCCTTGTATAGCTTTCTGAGAATACTGGCTGCCCTGTAGTACCACCAGTCGGGATTTTGAGGAGGCTTTTCTCTAAAGCACCCAGTTTTAGCGAATTTAGTCCAGGATGGTGGCCTAATCTCTGGTATGTTTTCCTTAATGTACGCGGCCAATTTCGCGATCAGCGCGTCTGCGGGAACTTCTAACGCAGTAACCATGCTTAAGCACCGCTCAACGCATTCTACCTAGTTCCATAAGTTTATTTTTCCTTTATAAGTATGATTGCAAAGCCCCTAATCTCATACACGCGTGAACGGGTCTTCTCGGCCAGGGTAACGGCTACGGCGTTAACGTCATCCGTGTACGTTTTCCTAAAGGACCCGAGCACTCGCACTTTGACGATACCGTGCTTCTCAAGCCTATTTTTAAGCTCCCTTAAGAAACCCTCTGTAATGCCGTTCTTACCCAGCTGTACGTCTACTTTTCCAGTAATCCTCTCCTTAATCTTCTTCTCGAACCTTTTACCACGAACCTTCTTATCCACCCGCAAAGAAGACACCTGTACACTACTCTAGACTCCTTTCCACTGCTCTTAATTCTAACACTAAGCGTTAATCCCGGTATCAGCGGTACGAAGCAGTTTCTGCAATAGCTCCTTTTAAGCGTTCTTGGAAGCCTCAGTCTAGCCTTGCTCGCAACCCGTAGTGCTATTTCCACGTATTTCCTTGCCAGGTCTATATCCCCTTCTCTCACCCTGCGAAATGCCATGTCCAAGAGTAGTGAGACCCTCTCCCTCGCTATAGTCTTCAGCATTCCTTTCTCCTTACCCGCTTTCACACCCATTCCGAGCTCCGAGAAATGTAAAATAAAGGCGGGGTAATATCTTCATCCCTGAACTAGTGGAGAACCCGCTTAACTGGGCTGGTACCAATGAGTAATTCTCGGCAACTCGTAATCGTGCTACTCGAAGCGGCGATCGAGAGGGTGCCCCCCTCCATAGCGAATCACCCCGCAGTGTTAAAAACAGCATCTAGACGGGGTAAAAAGCCCACGGAGATCTTGCTAGACGCGAGCTTACACTACCACGCGATGAAGAGGCTCCCCAAGGCAAACAAGCGCGGGAGACCTGATATAATCCACGTAAGTCTACTAGAGGTCTTGGAAAGCCCGCTTTGTAGACGCGGGTACTTGAAGGTAGCGGTTTACACTATAGAAGGGCACGCGCTTTTCGTAGACCCTTCAACGAGGTTGCCGAAAAACTACAATAGGTTCGTCGGCTTAATGGAGCAGCTTTTTAAACTAGGCCAAGTACCGCCTAATACCCCTAGGCCCTTGATGTACTTAAAGACGATGAGGCTCGAAGACTTGTTAGAAGATCTCTCGGTTAACGGCTTAATACTACTAGACGAGAAATGCGAGTATAGACCGGTATGCGCGGTGATCGAGCACGCGATGAAGGAAAGACTAGCAATAGGTATTGGAGCATTTCCTCGAGGCGACTTCGAAGAAATGACGCGGCAGCGAGCAACACATTGTTACTCGATATACGGAGAGCCCCTCGCGACGCATATTGTAGTATCGCGCGTAATATCTTCAGCCGAAAGGTCCCTCAAACTGCTCGAACTATGATCACGTTGCTCTATGTGAACCGATATCCTTTAAGGTGAGCATTTACAAGTAAATATAACGAGGTGACGGAATTTGGGTGATAGCCGTAAAGATCCCTTGTCCGTTTACGCGAGTTGGAACCGCTTAGACGTAAACGAGAATGCTAATAGGTACCAGGGACCTAGCGGCTTCTTTGCGTGGCTTCTAGACAGGTACATGGAGCATGACGCGTTACAGTTGATACCGGACCACATTTTAAAGGCGCACTTAGAAGGGGTCATATACATTCACAAATTACCTCACAGTGTCTACACTCCCTATTGCACGGGGCACAGCATTGCGAGGCTCTTGAAGAAGGGGCTTAGAACAATTACCATAGTCTCCCGCCCCGCGAGGCACTTCGACACGTTCGTTGACCACGTCGCAAACTACCTGATCACCATGCAACACTACTTCACGGGCGCGCAGGCGCTGTCAAGCGTTGAGTGGTACGCAGGCCCGTTCATAAGAATTGATAAGCCAGCCTACAAGCAGGTAAAACAGCAGATACAGAGGCTACTCTACAACCTGAACTATCCAACCAGAATAGGGCTTCAAACCCCATTCAGTAATTTCACCATTACAATGAATGCACCCAGAAAAATGCTTGAAGGAGATAAAGCAGTATACGGAGGGATGGAAACAGAACCTCTCAGCACCTATGAGGAGGAAGCAAAGACTTTCCTCAAAGCACTAGTAGAGCTGTACTACGAGGGTGATAGCGTTGGCCAGCCGTTCACCTTCCCGATTCCAACTCTGATGGTTACGGCGAAGTGGATTTGGGAAGACCCCGAGATACATGAAGCAGTATTCAAGACGGCTGCCAAGAGGGGGAGCTTCTACTGGTTGAACACTAGGATGGTGGACCCGGATAGTGCATTCGCAATGTGCTGTAGGATCTCAATTGACAGGCACGAGCTGTACCGTGCTTATGGAAACACCAAGTTCACACTAAGCTTGAAGAAAGACATTGAAGCCGTTAGGGAGGAGTACTGGAAAACGATGGAGAGGCAGAGGTTCGGTGGATTGTGGGCTATGCCCGATATAACTGGTAGCGTGAACGTTGTTGACGTAAACCTTCCTAGGTTAGCCCTTGAGGCTGGAAAAGAGGAGTCTAGGTTCTGGGAGCTATACGACGAGACGCTGAAGCTTGTGAGGGAAGCCTGCAACTGGTTCAGGAACAGGTATACATACATAATGAAGAACTACCCGAACTTCTACGCCATGATAGTAGAGTACATGCCCGAGTTCCCGGCCTTCCACTTCAACACGATCGGCTTAATAGGCTTACCGGAAACAGCAGCCATATTAATGGGTGAACCAAGGCTCTGGCTTGACGGCGCTAGGAGAGACTGGATTAGAGCCTCCGAGCTAATGAGGAAAATAGTTGAGTATGCTACCAAGACTGCAAGGAAGTGGATGCTGGAGGAGGGCGTTCCATGGAACGTCGAGGAGGTCCCTGGCGAGTCGGCTTCGCCGAAACTTGCAATGCTGGATTTAAAGAAGTACCCCGAGCTGGCCGAGTACATACCAGATCCGCAGAATCCTGTGTATGCCAGTAGTATAGCTCCTTATTACGCCCCCATGGAGCTCCCGGACCGCGTCGAGGTCGAGCAACGCGTACAAAAGTACTTCACTGGAGGAGTCATGATGCACATATTCCTCGGCGAGGAGGCGGATCCGGAGGCGCTTTCATCTCTCACCAATAAGCTCATGCAAACGGACATCATATACTGGAGTTACACGCCCGCAATAACCCACTGCAATAACTGCGATAAGACGTACACGGGAATGTACGTGACGTGCCCCTCTTGCGGTAGTAGCAATGTGGACGTTTGGAGTAGGATCATAGGATACTACCGCCCACTGAGAAACTGGAACCCTCAGAGAAGGGCAGAGTTCTGGACCCGGAGGCACTACAAGTTTTAGGTACGAGATGGTCTAATGCACTCTTCCCCAACCCCCTTATTCAACCCTTTATGAGCTGCGTGAAGGCAGTGGGCAACACCCTTCTAATTGCAGGTTGGAAAAGCACATCGCTTATAGATGTACATGGTCACGTCTCGTTTACCCTGTGGCTGTGTGGATGTAACCTAAAGTGCCCGTTTTGCCACAACTGGAGAATAGCGAATGGTGATTCATCTCTCTGCAAGCCTATAGAAGTAGAGCGGGTTATAGAAGAAGTTGTTGCCAGCAAAAACCTAGTAGACTACTTACACGTAACGGGCGGAGAGCCCTTACTTCAATACGAGAACTTAGCTGTACTTTTTGAGCGAGTAAAGAGCATGGGTATAGCCTGCAGCCTGAACTCAAACTTAACTCTCACCAAGGAGCTGATGCATCTCGCTAGACAAGGGCTAGTGGATCACGTAGCAACAGATCTCAAGGTACCACCAGAGATTCTATACGGCGTACCTTCGGTTGCGCGGAACCTGTGGAAAAGTTTCATAGAGTCCTTAAAAGTGATACGGGATTTCAATATACCCCTTGAACTCAGGATCCCGGTTCACAGGAAGCTAACTCACAACGTACTAAGGGAATATATAGAACAGGTAATAGGTAACGTGCTAGTAGAAAAAACCGTTGTAGTAGTGAACCCGCTTTTAAGCGAGCCAATAGTAAAGCCCCGTGACCCCAGCTGGTGTAGAGAAAACTGCACTGTAAACGCAGAGAGGCTACAGCAAATTTCTGATTTATTTAAGCATTATGGTTTTTCAAGAGTAGTCGTTAAATCTATTCCTGGGTTTGAGCAGTGAACGCAAAGGGCCTGCCCCGCGTAAGACTAATTTACACGATACCGGAAGCTGAAAAGATCATAGCATCAGCCGCCAAAGCCACCCTCTCTCCTCGCGAATTCGCGGAAATCGTGAATACGACGAGCGAGGAATTCGTCGAGAAGTGGATTCGGGAACTAATAGTGAGAGGTCATGGAAGCCCATTAGAGCACAGCATTTACGTGTTCGAAGTAGTGTGTAGCCGTGTATGTAGCCATCAACTCGTAAGGCACAGGCACGCCAGCTATAGCCAGCTGAGTCAAAGGTATAGCGATAAATACCTCAAGGGGTTGATCTGGAGAACGTGCGAAGTACTTGGAGTAGAGTACAAGGAGTCATACGACTACTACGTTGAGTTGTTGAACAAGCTCGTGGAGTCGCAACCTACCTTCGATGAGCTGATAGACGTTGTTGGTGAGGCATTTATAATACCACCCGTAATCGTCGAGAACAGGAGTTTAGAGTTTCTAAAATCATTAATCAGCTCCACGGCTATGTACTACGAAGCTTTAGCGGGCGGAACACCCTACGAAGATGCGCGCTACCTGTTACCGCAGGCCGTGAAAACGAGGATCGTGGTGTCCATGAACGCGCGAGAACTTGTAGAGGTGTTTCTACCACTTAGAATGTGTGCTCGCGCGCAATGGGAGATTAGAATGATAGCTTGGAGTTTATGGCAGCAACTTGTAAAGGTGAATCCTAACATATTCAAGTATATAGGTCCCCGTTGTGTACTAGCCGAAAACCGCGCACGCGTCGACCCCTGTGAACTAGAAAAGTTTCTCGAGGGAGAATGCACGTTCTCCATACCCAGGTGCTTTGAAATGGTGCCGAAAGACCAGATGCGCAACTGCGTTTTAAAGGCATATAAGTCATTTCATTTATTAAAAGATAACATTCAAGAATCTAACAGCACTCGAGGTGAAGCATAAATGATACTTAGTGATTGGGACATAAGGGTTTACCTAGAGAAGAAGCTACTAGTAATAGATCCCATCTTCGAGGACACAGTGAGGGAGAACGGTGTAGACCTGAGATTCGGCTACAGGTTCTGCAGGTTTAGAGAGGGAAGCACTTTAATAGACACCAAGGTCATGAACGTACCGGAGGTCTTAGAGTGCGTAGACGCCACAGAAGAAGAAGGTTTTATCATAAAGCCCTACGAGCACGTGTTGGCAACAACACTAGAATGGGTGGAACTACCTCACGACCTGGTTGGACTGGTAAACCTCCGTAGTAGCTTCGCGAGGGCTGGCGTATTCATCCCTCCCACCGTTATCGACAGCGGCTTCAAAGGAAATATCACGATAGAGTTGATTGGTGGACCACACCCGGTAAGAGTGTACTCAAAGCAGAGGTTTCTACACGTAGTTTTCCTGAGAACAAGTAGCCCCGTCTACAAACCATACACTGGCAAATACCAAGGACAAGTAAACGTAACACCGCCGAAACCGGACTAGAACCGGTAGAGAAGACGTTTTCGCGGCGAAACGTTTCATGAAGATCAGAGGATTAGTGCCGCCGCCGGGATTTGAACCCGGGTTTCCCGCACCCACGGGCCTGACGGGTGTCACGGGCTCGAGAGGCCCGCATACTTGACCGGGCTATACTACGGCGGCGCCTAATAATTCTCTTGATGTAAACGCTTTTAAGTCTTCAAGCCTACGTGGTTACGTCGCACCCCAGCTCTACTGGTATGTCTACGCCAGCTGAGACCACGCCTTTAATTGCTGGGTCAACGTATAGGTTTATGGCCTTAAACAATACGCCGCTTCGTGCGGCATGCTCGGCGGCCACACAGATCTTCCGATCGGCGTAGCAGTGAAGTTTTACTTTTCGTGCCCCGGGTACGCCTGCTATGAACGTAATAAAGGCCCTCTTACCTGTCTTGGCATATTCTGCAAGCGCTTGAATCTGCCTTCTACCCCTAACGGTCGGGGCATCAGGGTACCCTGCAACGCCTTCTTCCAGCTTCATTACTGCACTTTTCAGCTCTACGAGCACCAGGTCTTCGTGGCAACTGTAAGCGAAGTCTATTATTTCGCGGTCTAACCTGTAGTTTCTCCTGTACAGCACGCAGCTTAACAGCCACGGAATCATACCACGTTCTTGTAGAACTGCGAAAGCTTTTTCCTGGTATGCTGTATCAAGAAGCGCGGCATACCCTTCGTGGTTGCCGTCCTTTACTCCAATGATCCTGTACTTAAGTCCTCCTCGTGGTGTTTCAATGCAGTAGCCCACCTTACCTTTAACCACGTATTCGTGCAACCTACCCGTATTGTTTATGTACGCAGCTACCTCGGAGCCCCGCACCTCCACGATGACGGTAAACCTGTTAACCCTACTGATGACTGTGCACTCGTAAAGGTCATCGAACTTAATTATTTCTTTCAACGCGTTCATGCCGTCTCCACCAGCGGGTTTTCCTCAGCAAGTCGTGGAGTTCTGCACGCCACGCCAGTAACAGTAAAACTAGTATAAGCTGGCCGATGTCAACGTAGAACACGGAGCCGCTGGAGGTACTTTCGGTAACTATGAACGGGTATATCATCACCTTAACGTACTTGGTGAGGCTTGAAAGCACAGCATAGTGCGCTATAGCTACGAATAGCGCAATGAACGAGACGACGATTTTTACAACGCTCTTTATGCTGAAAAAAGAGACAATAATTAGTAGCACTAGCACGCCCACGGCAATTGCCTTCTGAAGCACGAAAATATCTTGGCAGATACCTACCAACTTTAACCCCTTCACACCGTGAACAGACTATTTACTGTCTTTTAACAGTTCATTCAAAACTAGGTAAGCTATATATAGGCTTTTACTCCTCTCCTCGAGATACTTTAAAACCTCTTCACGTTCCCTTTGCAACGTCTTCCTGTACTCCCTAACCTTTCTAAGGGTGTCTCTAATGCTAGCATAGTTAATGCTCGGTAACGAGCCGAAGGCCTCTGAGAGCTCCTCGACGCTTACAAACTCCATACCACACTTACCCGCGAGCATGGATAAGTCTATTACTTGCCCTTTATCGTTCTCAACAAGTGAAACAAGCCTCTTTAAGTTAGCTTGTCTTAATTGAACTAGAGTAGTCCTCCTATCCTCTACAATTAGCTTATAGTCCTCGTAGAAAACCTTGTCTAGAATAGCTTCTTCCACCCTTAGAAGAGGTTGTGGGGGTTTAATGAGCGGTAAGGAAGGGTACACGTCTACATCTCCTAGAAAGGTTTCACCGTTGTATACTCCATGCCCTGTTAGTAGTGAAGGCGCAATGGCTTCTCCATCTAGCACCTCACTGATAATCGAGTAAGATAGTAACTTTAATGCGGGGCTTGGACGGGGAATGTACATCTCTTTACCCCTAAACATGGCTTTCACCCGATCTCGCGCCAGTACGTAGTCTACGACTTTTACCGCGTGTTCCTTGACGAGGTCCCAGTTGAACTCCATGGTTATGAGAGTTGAGTACGCCATGTCATCTATCTCCGACATCATGATCCGGTCGAGATCGTCCGGTTTGTGCGATTCAACGAGCTTCCTCACGCTAGGCCAGTCAATCGTTTCCACCAGCCCGGCCGCTTCTGGCTCGTATAGCGAGAAGTACTTGTACTCGCCGATCTTCGTCACGTCGTAAAGCACTGTCCCTAAAGGTATGCCAAAATACCTCCTTAAAACGATTACCAGATATGCGAGCCCCACTCTGATCAACTCCGCGTCTTCGCGCGGGTCCACGGAATACGCATACCCATACGTGAAATCCCGGTATTCGCCACCAGTGGGTAGGGGGACGTAGACCGTTCTTTTGTCGTAGTATACTACCGGTCTATTCCCCACTACCACGTACCTAGGTTTCTCGG
This genomic stretch from Desulfurococcaceae archaeon harbors:
- a CDS encoding transcription elongation factor Spt5, producing the protein MSGEPELSIFAVKTTAGRELDVAFIVERRVLEKLSKGEEPGVSSILVAPGVRGFVFVETTKPTELYKLISNIKYASSSRLLKVSLADILTMLRPKTLVEEIAVGDEVEIARGPFRGMRARIVSIDKNKSTVTVNLLEATFSIPITIPINYVKKKGG
- a CDS encoding protein translocase SEC61 complex subunit gamma, translating into MNLRELVDSWRKILQIATKPDRDEYLAVLKITVLGLVLVGLIAFVVRVIFYTLLFPYAG
- the ftsY gene encoding signal recognition particle-docking protein FtsY; this encodes MLSKLRQVFRNFIDTASAIFASKEKLLEAVEELKLELVSRDVAYEVAEDIANRLSTLINEGSVRDKKRLIASLREILLVYFKEAGTVDVEALARTKKPFKILFMGVNGVGKTTTIAKVAVYLRDRGLRPLMIAADTFRAAAQEQLKKHSERTQIPVFMGKYGADPAAVAYDGIAYASSRGFDVLLVDTAGRMHTDVDLVNELQKIVRVVKPDLKLLVVDALTGNDAVEQARFFNKAVGVDGFIVTKLDAYEEGGVPLSLVYVAKKPIVFVGTGQDYRDLKLFNPLDYVDKVLPVEEWGP
- a CDS encoding prefoldin domain-containing protein encodes the protein MNTAQSGKETKRVVTLDELVARATELKEHINILETTINVHLNQYREVQLAFDTLKGLPEAPVQGYMILDRLSSVMLPVSVLEGWPSNVLVNLGLGYYLKTNRDKAVEILTRRLRELEKAINTLQSQRRVAVEEYLGLQRLISQIIESQKESK
- the rpl18a gene encoding 50S ribosomal protein L18Ae; this translates as MGGEIKIYRITGRMLVSHDRLPTWQKFVQEIRALNEKDALEKVYSLLGSRHKLKRRHIKIIEVKEISPEEASKPYILQILKLERLVK
- a CDS encoding translation initiation factor IF-6, with product MEITRMSFFGNPNIGVYAYANDKLLVLPPGLGKDDIEEMTSVLEVVVVEARIAGTILNGVFVAGNSNAVLLPHIVFEEELEGIRKAIAESGLDLEVAVLESKYTALGNILLCNNHGCIVSPLIEEQEIKRVADILGVEVFKARLVNMDVPGSVAAISDHGGVIHPDASEDDLRIVKEIAKVSVEYATVNGGVPFVRSGLIANNKGVVIGGNTTGPEMLRIKAGFEGGRNGR
- a CDS encoding 50S ribosomal protein L31e: MSESRSLDVTLHIIPLRRVYFGRRKNRADRAIRLVKKYLARHYKEAEKIAVDPALNNYVWSRGREKPPRKVVVEVRFDKESKTLRVLLVRPSKWRRK
- a CDS encoding 50S ribosomal protein L39e, translating into MARAKHVARKLRLAAAHNSNKPVPVWVTVKTRLRVRRPFRLRHWRRNKLKNI
- a CDS encoding DNA-binding protein, translated to MSNEYSGYDEELEAIRMRKLAELKRRLEEEKERRARIEAVLRQILTPEARERLNNLRLVKPELASSLEEQLILLAQSGKVPIPITDELLKRILSELYEQSRRETRITFKRK
- a CDS encoding 30S ribosomal protein S19e, which translates into the protein MVTALEVPADALIAKLAAYIKENIPEIRPPSWTKFAKTGCFREKPPQNPDWWYYRAASILRKLYKAGRPVGLSELRREYGGRKRRGVAPERAYKAPGNAIRRILQQLEQAQLVRKTREGRVLSPQGKALLDRMAFEILEELTKERPELVKYLPPLVRLKFLSRSGVT
- a CDS encoding YhbY family RNA-binding protein; translation: MDKKVRGKRFEKKIKERITGKVDVQLGKNGITEGFLRELKNRLEKHGIVKVRVLGSFRKTYTDDVNAVAVTLAEKTRSRVYEIRGFAIILIKEK
- a CDS encoding ribonuclease P protein component 4, which encodes MGVKAGKEKGMLKTIARERVSLLLDMAFRRVREGDIDLARKYVEIALRVASKARLRLPRTLKRSYCRNCFVPLIPGLTLSVRIKSSGKESRVVYRCLLCGWIRRFVVKGSRRRLRRGLLEK
- a CDS encoding 16S rRNA methyltransferase — protein: MSNSRQLVIVLLEAAIERVPPSIANHPAVLKTASRRGKKPTEILLDASLHYHAMKRLPKANKRGRPDIIHVSLLEVLESPLCRRGYLKVAVYTIEGHALFVDPSTRLPKNYNRFVGLMEQLFKLGQVPPNTPRPLMYLKTMRLEDLLEDLSVNGLILLDEKCEYRPVCAVIEHAMKERLAIGIGAFPRGDFEEMTRQRATHCYSIYGEPLATHIVVSRVISSAERSLKLLEL
- a CDS encoding anaerobic ribonucleoside triphosphate reductase translates to MGDSRKDPLSVYASWNRLDVNENANRYQGPSGFFAWLLDRYMEHDALQLIPDHILKAHLEGVIYIHKLPHSVYTPYCTGHSIARLLKKGLRTITIVSRPARHFDTFVDHVANYLITMQHYFTGAQALSSVEWYAGPFIRIDKPAYKQVKQQIQRLLYNLNYPTRIGLQTPFSNFTITMNAPRKMLEGDKAVYGGMETEPLSTYEEEAKTFLKALVELYYEGDSVGQPFTFPIPTLMVTAKWIWEDPEIHEAVFKTAAKRGSFYWLNTRMVDPDSAFAMCCRISIDRHELYRAYGNTKFTLSLKKDIEAVREEYWKTMERQRFGGLWAMPDITGSVNVVDVNLPRLALEAGKEESRFWELYDETLKLVREACNWFRNRYTYIMKNYPNFYAMIVEYMPEFPAFHFNTIGLIGLPETAAILMGEPRLWLDGARRDWIRASELMRKIVEYATKTARKWMLEEGVPWNVEEVPGESASPKLAMLDLKKYPELAEYIPDPQNPVYASSIAPYYAPMELPDRVEVEQRVQKYFTGGVMMHIFLGEEADPEALSSLTNKLMQTDIIYWSYTPAITHCNNCDKTYTGMYVTCPSCGSSNVDVWSRIIGYYRPLRNWNPQRRAEFWTRRHYKF